TTGGACACTAACATTTGACCTTTCATCAGTTCCTTGCTATGCTGTATTGGTTCAGAATGACATTGAAAACACCACTGCActagggctagagagaaggcttggTGCACATaacatgcagctcacaactgcctgtaataaCAGTTTCAGAAAActcaacaccttcacacagacagacatgcaggcaaaacacgttaaataaaaataaaaatcatttttaaaaaaatcctcccGCCGCTGgggagtagtggcacacaccttatagatcaaagcacttgggaggcagaggaagatatatctctgagtttggggccagcctgctctacagagtgacttccagaacAGCTatagctacacagaaaaacactgtctcacgaaaacaaaaacaaacacaaaacaaacaaaagcaaacaaataaaaaaaatacatgaaaagcatcactatagccttgttggagaaaatggtATATAGCCTGCATCATGGATGTATGGGTTTCTGtcctaatattttgtttgttttgctatgtgatgtgatgtgatgtgatgtgatgtgatgttttgttttgttttgttttgttttgttttgttatgttttgttttgttttgttatgttttgttttgttttgttttgttttgttctgttttgttttttgagttttccATTGAGCTTGATGGGTCTTCCTTATGGGTAGAATTTAGGATTCTTCCAGGAAGTATGTAAAGCCATTAAGCAGTGTTAGAAAAGATCCATATTCTTCTGTTGCTCTTTAGGTGTGTTAAGCAACTTGCACTCTGATGCCTTTTTCAACAGCCACTCAAAAAGCTCATTtcgcatgttaaaaaaaaatgtatccatgTGAAAGCCGATTCTCCTGAATCAAGGCCTCTGGGATCTCGAACACTTGGACATCACTGTACAGGAGCCATGCTTGCTTTTGAAAATCATACACATCGCTTACATAATGACCTGAATCTTGGGAGCTCCCAAAATGGCTGACAACACTGACCAGTCTGTAATTCTGAGGATCATCTCCAAATACCATACTTTCTGCCTCATCAAATAACATCCAATAGGTAGTTGCTTCCCAGAAAATTGCTGCTTTCAGGATTCCACATGCACCAAGAGAGTATTCATCATCTATGTCATCTCTCAAATCTAAAGATGTATGCATatccttctctgtgtcttctgcaaAATCCCTAACACTTTCAGGTGATCCCTGAGGAAGGAATTCCTTGTGGAATCTAGTCCCAGGATTCTGGAGAGCTGTTCAGCCATTTCTTGAGATCCTTCCAGAATCATTTGCTCTTTAAGatcataaaaaataattgaacatCTCAGTGGTAGTGTGACGATCTGCTGTTCCATATACATTAATTTTCTCATAGTTCTTCACACTCCTAGATGGTATTGGCTGGCCGAGGAGCATCATCTCTTCAGGGACATTGGGACATCACAGTCCTCATAAGATGTCTTGCTGGTCAAGGAAAGTGgttcttttatgttttcattgaagtgggaagatacaTTTAGATACTTAGAAATCTCAACTGGCTGCTGACTCTTCACCAACAACCCATTTGCGGTCAAGTGGTAGCGTTTCAGATGAACAATGAGGACCCTGGGGAGCCTCTTCAAAGTGTACTTGAGAACTGAATTCTTGTTCTTGCACTTCGCACAATTACGCTCAATTTTTTCTGGTGTAAAGAAAAGATCAAGTGACTTTTGAATTGATAGAGGCTGTTCTCTTGTGCCTTGGTGCAGGTCAACAGAGAGGTAATTACTCACTTCAGTGTTGAGAGTAGCCTCACCACAGGCCTCACAAACAATAGAGCTCTGCAGCTCTATTTCAAAATTAGCACTGACAGGACAAACAAACCTTTTGGGGATGGCATTCTCATCATATGTTGATAGAGATGATTCTTCAGCGTCATTGTCCATCTCAGTGAGCCACATGGTATTTAGTTTTTCCATGTTCAGTTTCAACTGGTCTAAGCACTGACTTAGAAATTCATGGGCATCATTCTGTTCATCACCCAAGAATGTGTCTGCAACTGTGGAGATGGATTTCTTGACATTAATGAGTAACTCTCCCTTGACCTCTATATCTCGGATGTCTTTCAAGACAAGCAGTTGACTTAAGGGCTTGATAAGATCATCATAGGAAACTTTCTCCCATGGAATACCTTGTGTGAGCAAGTCCTTTGCAAACGTTGGAATCCCAAAGACAGATTGTAAAATGGAATTCATGTAACAGGTATTTCCCAAATTGGGGAAGCCTTCACGTTTCAGTTGCTTTGCGTAAGTCTCAAGAGGAGGCTGCAGGTCATATGTTTGGTTTCCTGGCTAAACTTTGATCCACCTTCATCAGACCATGCTAGTGTTGGAAGAATAGTGTCATCTAGGTTAGGCCTCCAGCAGGCGTTGGTATTGAATGAAGGTTTCAAGTTTCCAAATGTTAAGCTTTTCCTGATCTCTTAAAGCCATTGGTTTCTCTCCTTTGCATCTTTTATTCCTGGAGTTATAGGTCTtggatttcttttctggttcaggaTTATTTACTTCGAGAATCTCCTCAATTATTTCTACACTGGGTGttgattttctcttcctctttatgCTCGGTTTTTCTACTCTCTCTTTTTCAACATGGCTGCTGCTGGAGTTTGGCCACAAAAGTGGCATCTTCATGGGCCCCGGAGCTCCACTTTCTTGTTTAGTATTCAGGGATCCAGCAACTGACTCCTGGTGCTTCGTGCAAAATGGATCACTACTCTCAAGAACATGCTGACTACTCTTGGGTTCCTCAAGCTGTTGGGATTCACATGGATGAAAAGAATCTAGTAATGACTTCAGCCTTTCAACATCTACAGAGGATAACTTGTCAATGAGTAAGGAAGTGTCATCTTTCAGAGTTAAATGCAGATGATGCTCTCCTGTCTCACCAGAACTAAACCACTACACCTGACACATTATCACCCAGCTGAAAAAaccctgctccttccttccaaCTTAAAGGAAACCACCAGATTaaccttctgttttctttctactATTTGGATGACTGCTTCTTTCCACTGAGAAGCCCGGGTGTGCTTGCTCCGGTTCTTGCTTCGGATTTGGACAAAGCCGTTTATCTTTAGAGGAGTCATTCTTTCTTCACAGAGAAAGCTCGTgtaatctaaaaacaaacaaaaaacacaatacACACAGAGATTGTGACTCAAAATGTATTCATcacaatgtttttttgttttgttttgttttgttgttgttgttgttgttgtttgtaaaaCTCTAACTGACCAGAATcggcttttatttctctcttcatgCCTCAAGTACTACAAAATGGGAAagcttacattttctttaaatatttataattatgatTTATCAATTCCAATTagcagaaactggagttacttatatcctttaaataaaaattatttaattatgtgtaagtgtgtgcatttgtgcacatgtgagtgcagtgccctcaaaatccagaagagggcatcagagcccctagAACTAGCATTACAGTTTTGATCCACCCAGTGGAGGGGCTAGAAacttgagctcaggtcctctgtaagagcactgtatgcccttaaccactgagttgttCAATTACATTCTCAAGTACAcgctttaacctctgagctattgaAGCTGTGTTCATTCTCTGGAAGACACGCTCAGAGtgtgtttgctttctctttttctgtcccaaTGTTTAATTGTGATGATTAGTTCTATTTGTGTACTTGCCATAATCTACAACAACCTGGAAATTGAGTCTCAGTGAGTttttgtctagatcaggttgtcCTGGGTGATTGTCTTGGTTGCATAATTAATATGGAAGACCCAGCATGAAAGCTTGTGGCACAATTCCCTGCTTTGGGTTACTAAATGATacaagaggagagaaagatgtacacatacattcattttctctcttctcttagCTGTGGCTATCATATGACCAGCTGATTCAAGTTCCTGCAGTTGTGACTTACCAgaagtgatggactgtaacttatGACTGTGGACTGAAATAAACCTTCCCCATCCTCCTAAGTTTCTCTaagttttgttttccagattgtttatcacagcaagagaaatgaaaactacaAGTACCTCAAGTGAAATGTGGAGACAGTGCACGTCTGGTCTCACTGGTGCCTCTGCTCTTCTCTGTCGCCCTGATGATGCCCAGACAATGAAGTTCTGGTCAGATTCTAGTCTCTGGTGCAAATGCAACAGTTAGGAAGATGAGCCTGAGTGGTCACCGCTGGTGCTGGCCTTTTTGATTGCAGATTCCAGATCCAGATATTCAGTCCTGCAATGGTCAGATGATAAAAACCATGGAGTACAAATGTCAATGTATGAAAGGTTGatgatacagctcagtggttaaagcatcCAGTATGCAC
The sequence above is drawn from the Peromyscus leucopus breed LL Stock chromosome 1, UCI_PerLeu_2.1, whole genome shotgun sequence genome and encodes:
- the LOC114687077 gene encoding ubiquitin carboxyl-terminal hydrolase 29-like, which encodes MNSILQSVFGIPTFAKDLLTQGIPWEKVSYDDLIKPLSQLLVLKDIRDIEVKGELLINVKKSISTVADTFLGDEQNDAHEFLSQCLDQLKLNMEKLNTMWLTEMDNDAEESSLSTYDENAIPKRFVCPVSANFEIELQSSIVCEACGEATLNTEVSNYLSVDLHQGTREQPLSIQKSLDLFFTPEKIERNCAKCKNKNSVLKYTLKRLPRVLIVHLKRYHLTANGLLVKSQQPVEISKYLNVSSHFNENIKEPLSLTSKTSYEDCDVPMSLKR